The DNA region AAACTGAGTTAATATAACGCCTTGTGGAAAGAAAGTatatttcgaattaaaatCATGGATTGTGACGTTCTTTCAATCCGATGATAGAAATATCTATATCACTCGATTGTAACGcgtgttttacaacaattttcaagatttgttAACGTGGAAGGAAAGAATAAAAGTgaaagacaaaaaaaaaactataggTTTCTgggtaaacatattttatcctactccagaaatatattttcctgagttccagcaaaataaaaggtgtGCTTGAGCcacaacttggaattaatgtttctccAAGAAAGTTAAGTGATAGATTAATACAAGAGGGGTCTTTATGCGAGAAAGTCAGTCAAAAAACCACTACTATCAGAGAAGAACATGCGAGTCAGAGTTGAGTTTTCCAGATCCATTATACACTGGACTTTAAATGATTAGGAACGAACGATCTGGAGTGGTTTCACTTAAAGTTtaccatactcactgttaaacACGGCGACGTGTCGGTAATGGTATGGGGCTGCTTTTCGGGATTTGGAATGGATCCTCTCCTTTGAATAGAGGGTATCATGGgtcattttatgtataaagaaatattgagtaACAACTTGGTTCCagattcagataaaaatatcgcactaaaacattattttcaacaacatAGTGACCCGAagcacacttcaaaatatttgaagcagtggCTTTTATGGGAAAAAAAAGAATGTTATGAACTAACCATGTCAATCTCCCTATCTAAActtctatgaaaacttttaggagatagtgaacaacaaaataagacgCAAAGAGTATAGTAATCAGCAAGATTTATTAGCGGTTCTGCAGGAGGCCTAGCAAAAtatggatccaaatattatttaacaatctGTTGTTTTCCATGAGAAAAAGAtgtttggaaattatttataataattgaaattttataatatttagagtagaattaattaaaatactaatttcaaattatttagagtaataaaactttaaatggcataagttgctctactttttgccagcccaaaaaaataatcatcagtaaagttaaattcttaattattttttattgtttaactatgtaattgttaaatttataaagggaagttaacttttaatatatatttttttgaacataataatcaggacaaaaattaatttaatttttaaaaaagttgctctactttttgccaatactgtatatgCATAAAAATGgctacacacacacatatatatatatatatatatatatatatatataaaattaattcagtaaaATGTAAAGCTCTTCTATTAGGTAAATGTGACATAAAGATTATACATTGTGTCCTTTGAAAGTTAATTAAGGAAGAGTTGcgcacaaattttaaataattttgaatgaaaaacTATCAAAAGCTTTAGTTCACATAATATTGTCATTACTTTATACGACTAGAAATATCAAAACATATTGGATAATAAtatgtcaatttaattaattatcattttattaatagacatTAATTCAAGAATccacatactaaatttattgtaagatttacatcgtttttatttagaaaaaatatagtttcatttttcagttttaaaaataatataaatcagaatcttaaatagaaaacttcaattattattttaattactaagctATGATTTGAAAGAAATTAGTACTTGATAACAATTTCGTTACgtataaattaagtataacACAAGCCGAAAGAGAAAGTAAATCTAAGTCAAGTTTGTCAATGGCTACTCCCATATCTTACTTTGAATACTACTATATAAAGAACGGTGATCCCAAAATTAAGCATACACTTCTGAATCAAGTGAATCAACCATGGCATTCAAAGTAAGTTACTGAAGTGGTTAATTCGATTGTATATTCTTTTGGTGATCGAATAATTAACTGATataatcacaaaaataaaaataatattttataaatattatatacacataacaaaataatgattagTATTAACAACTtgctaatttgaaaattaaattcatattcaataatttttttttcagttcgtAGTATTCGCCGCTTTCGTCGCCGTCGCCCGTGCTGGCCTTATTGGCCAAGCCGCTTACTCCGCTGCTCCAGCTGTATCTTACTCCTCCATCTCCGCCCCAGTAGCTCACACCTATGCTGCTCCAGCTGTAGCCGCCTACGCCGCCCCCGTTGCCAAAGTAGCTTATGCCGCCCCAATCGCCAAGACCATCATTGCCGAACCTGAAGCTCCAGCCAACTACGACTTCGGATACTCCGTCAACGACCCACACACCGGAGACAGCAAGACCCAACAAGAATCTCGTCACGGAGATGCTGTGCAAGGAAGCTACTCCCTCATCGATGCCGACGGCACCAAGCGTACCGTAGAATACACCGCTGATGCCCACAACGGTTTCAACGCTGTAGTACACAAGGAACCCGCCGCCGTTGCCGTCAAGGCCGTAGCTCCAGTCGTAGCCAAAGTAGCTGCTCCACTCGTAGCTAAAGTAGCTGCCCCAGTCGCCTACGCCGCCCCAGTAGCTCACACCTATGCCGCTCCAGCCGTGTCTGCCTACTCTGCCCCAGTAGTAGCCAAGTACTCTGCTGCCCCAGCTGTCGCCACCTCTTACTCCAGCATTGCTGCCCCAGTAGCCGTAGCTAAAGTAGCTGCCCCAGCTCTTTCCTACGCCGCTGCTCCAGCTTTGTCCTATGCCGCTCCAGCTCATTCTTACTACCACCACTAAATTATGACGTTGTAAATGTATGAATgccatgtaaataattatttattataaattataaagtttcttttttcaaatgaatgtattttttacacatttccactaatattgaataaacacAATATGATTATAACAAGAAACTGTAGAGCACATCGAAGTCAACTTGACGTGAACTTTAGTAGGAGTAATTAATACCGAATAGAttcgaatttttattatcaacttTCTCACTTTACGTATAttctgaatttaaaattacttatgtaagaataagaaaatgggttaaatgtgttttctgaaatttgttgtcgtatgtttaaaaattaaaatatgtgtaaatgtaaattattatgaactatttatataaattggtactaaatataaacatattgttgaattatatttctattttttccgttatttttatcaataatttttatgtaccaTACGTAACAGTAATTTTCTTATGCCGCTACCTGGTAAAAGAATCatttgcaaaatatttaaagctcctataatttttaaaaaaattaaaaatatttaaaaacaaattatactaaataatattgataaaaataacttgatttcccaaatttgacataatttttttccaagcACGgctataattgttttaaatcgtATAAATGTACTGACAATATATTTTGCAATGATGTACAGTCAGCGTCAGATCTGCAGTTACACCTCGAATTCAAATTCGCTTGCGGTGCATTGTCGGCCCCCCACCACATACTGCCCGCTCACTCCGCGTGTTTAtaataactgattaaaaacaattaatctaCCTTGCACTGTCGAAAGGTAAAGATGCCTCGAAACATTTCTGATGAAACGCGAATGcgagttatatttttacacgAACAAGGGAACAGTAATACAGAGAtatgtctaaatttaaaactgttattaaatttaaaattctaattatcacTAATAACGACGACGACGAACGAAACTGctcataattatttgatcgaattcaattttagttataattttaatatggatCATAATATAGATAACATGAATTTTTGGgtggtatttaaacttttaaacaatagtagatttgaattatttattaaattaatttatttacaatatttttcatgtgtcttgatcaacaaaaataaaccatataataaaaaatataaaaaagtagaactaaaccaataatgaaaaatcaacattacttatttcaaaatattttcaaaacttcTATAGCTTGTGAGattgtagttttttaattcaaaatagcttttcttaatttaacattttatttagtatatccAGCATCCAACCTCACTAAAATGTAAGAttcctttttaatattaaacaataccaattatattttataattttgtatttatctattatgtttcattttaattgttatttatagaagtattatacaatatattttgttcaaatagacatttaatactaataatttgttttgttaaatatattcttatttttgaatttatttgtttacattaattatacatttaacttttaatacaaATGCGATATGGTAAAAACTTTCGTAtgataagtataatttttaattaccaacatattatatgataattgagtaaaataccttttagaataaatatattagaattaggacaacaattattatacgaattaaacaataagaaatgtaactataaaaagttgtatacattaatattcaattcaaaatacataacgtGAATaagcaatattcttaatttgttaaaaattaatgatacgAATCTGCTGCAAAAAcacatctaaaaatatttatttactgtgtCACAATTGAACACTCGCACAGTTTTTACTACTATCCCCTCCAATCTCACACACTCGCCGCAAGCGAATATAGCCTTTAAGGTGTAACTGCAGATCTAACGCCGAccgtatatgtatataatatataaagtataaaatagtatctaaaaaataaaagtttcggATGAGTAATTAAGccgcaataaaataatatacattttgtcACATATTAGACTTaccttttcattaattatagaattttggaaaattttgaaaattacctTCATTGCAACTTTTGCTAAACTATGgatctatttatatatatgaAGATatctttaacaaattaaaaaaatataaaatatatagagacacctcaatttaattacttaacattttataaatatgctttaatttaagtaacatacatataatataaaatttacatagtttttaattagaaaaaatacgttttcagttttcaattctaaaaataatgtaaatcagAATTTTGTGTagtatattctttattttaattaccaagTTATAAATTGAACGAAATTAATacttgataaatatttcattatccaTAAATTAAGTATAACAGAAGCCGAAAGAGAAAGTAAATCTAAGTCAAGTTTGTCAATGACTACTCCCATATCTTACTTTGAATACTACTATATAAAGAACGGTGATCCAAAATTAAGCATACACTTTCTGAATCAAGTGAATCAACCATGGCATTCAAAGTAAgtgaatgaaataatttatttcgttgaatattctttttgtgataattaaaatgatgaacTGATATAATTacgcaaataaataatattttgtattatatatatttaggaTAAATGAAAGATTGTGTGTCGATAATGTCTATTACATGGACGGTACCTGTCTAGTTCAAATTTGTAatcattacaaatataatgattaatattagTGACTTGctaatttcagaattaaaatcaacttcaataattttctttactttCAGTTTGTAGTATTCGCTGCCTTCGTCGCTGTCGCTCGTGCTGGCCTTATTGGTCAAGCCGCTTACTCGGCTGCCCCAGCTGTATCTTACTCCTCCATCTCCGCCCCAGTGGCTCACGCTCCTCTTTCCTATGCTGCACCAGTAGCTCACACCTATGCTGCCCCAGCTGTAGCCGCCTACGCCGCCCCTGTTGCCAAAGTAGCTTACGCCGCCCCAATCGCCAAGACCATCATTGCCGAACCTGAAGCTCCAGCCAACTACGACTTCGGATACTCCGTCAACGACCCACACACCGGAGACAGCAAGACCCAACAAGAATCTCGTCACGGAGACGCTGTACAAGGAAGCTACTCCCTCATCGATGCCGACGGCACCAAGCGTACCGTAGAATACACCGCTGACGCCCACAACGGTTTCAACGCTGTAGTACACAAGGAACCCGCCGCCGTTGCTGTCAAGGCCGTAGCCCCAGTCGTAGCTAAAGTAGCTGCCCCAGTCGCCTACGCCGCCCCAGTAGCCCACTCCTACGCTGCTCCAGCCGTAGCCGCCTACTCCGCTCCAGTAGTAGCCAAATACTCTGCTGCCCCAGCCGTCGCTACCTCTTACTCCAGCATTGCTGCCCCAGTTGCCGTAGCTAAAGTAGCTGCCCCAGCTCTCTCTTACGCTGCTGCCCCAGCTTTGTCCTATGCTGCTCCAGCTCACTCTTATTACCACCACTAAATGACTTAACTCATAAGCGAATgccatgtaaatatttattgtaaatacaagttaaattatgaatttaagtCTTCTTATTGGATTAACAAATCTACccatttataattagaagTTTTTGTGatgtagtaaatttaataattgtaaatttactaGATAAAATGCGCAAAATGGGTAACAAACCATGTTACCatgttattttaacattaattaattaaaacattttatttattttaatattaattcaatataattgatgacaatttggttttaaataaactatttttgttgAACTGAATTTCAtgcttacaatatttttatcaattatttacacaTATATCAACCGGAGTAGATTTTATCAATTACTTCTTTTTTGTCATGCCAGTTTTGACtgactattatttaataaaacaagcgtaaatacaataaacatattggcattataaatatctttaaaatataaaattacatatattttctgaaaagaaacataatataaaacgtACGTACGTATATAGATATTTCCTGATGTGAAATTGCaatgttaaatatgtaaaacaggCGGTCAGGAGACACCGACAACCATTTTTGATCCATTCGTATactatagtaaaatatttaataaaccctAATATTGGGCGGTGACTTTCGAGTTTAGAAGTATTTGTTAGGTGGATCCCGTCGCAGTCAACTTTAGAATCTATTTGCctaatggttttaaatattattattatttttttgaacaaagATAGGAAGATCTTATAAAAGACGCACTCCTGATGGAATTTGGGGGTAGTGTCGAATTCacaccgactaaaaacccctctccgggcaccgatccgaagatcatagACAAATGACATACATATATGGATGACAAAGGGAGTATATGGAGAGCATATACGGGTTTGCTGAAACAGAAGACGCCAAGGTatcagccccctgtcaactgagATCGGAAGAGCAAGACTAATCTGAGAAAGATCCGAGATCTTCCTGGGGAACGATTGGACTTGCGGGATTGGATCCGTTAGCTTCCCACTGCCACTGGTTTGTGAAGTGGTACTGAGCCCTaggaccacgacaaggtggatccatcctagagtgaatattatttatttttaaaataattttaagaaatagttAAATTGTTCAACAAAGAtggattaaaatgttttaaaatttaaatgttaggGTTGTACATTGTTgacgtaataaaataatccacGTTTTTCATATAACagtcttaatatatttttcatttatatattataattttattttttaattttgagtatCAGATTCATTATatggtatattttaataaactggattaaaaaacaaaaaattattaaatgtttatatttatatacagggtgCTTCATAACTTatcctaattttttttaaccagatatgcacttctaaataataagtctatttcttaaaaaaaatctaataaaagtccaatggaaaacgagataaaaaatgttaaagtttttaacgaaaaaatgttaaaatttttagcttATAAAGTATTGTATaggtcaatttaattaatttacgttaTATAAATAGACATTTACGCAAGCATCCCCACATTAACTTTTTTCTACATTgtctttaaatagaaaaaatatgctttcagtttttaattctaaaaagaatccaaatttgataaaaaagatctcagctattaaattaatgattaaataataacgattaaaaaatagtacttgataaaaattttgttacgcATAAGTGTAACACTAATCAAAAGAGAAAGTAAATCTAAGTCAAGTTTGACAATGACTACGCCCATAGCTTACATTGATTACTAGTATATAAAGAACGGTGATCCCAAAATTAAGCATACACTTCTGAATCAAGTGAATCAACCATGGCATTCAAAGTAAGTACCTAACTGAAATGATTtgcttttccattttttttatagtaattgtaataattttttttttttttttgataaaacaaacaaattttttttatatattcaagatTAAACAAAGATCACGTATCGATAATGTCTATTACATGGACGATACCTGTTTGCTTCAAGTTTATAATCATTGCCAATATAATGATTAACATTAATGAGTTGCTAATTTGAGAATTAACTTCATCTACaacttttttttacttttagttCGTAGTATTCGCTGCTTTCGTCGCCGTCGCCCGTGCTGGCCTTATTGGCCAAGCCGCTTACTCCGCTGCTCCAGCTGTATCTTACTCTTCCATCTCCGCCCCAGTAGCTCATGCTCCTCTCTCCTACGCTGCACCAGTAGCTCACACCTATGCTGCTCCAGCTGTAGCCGCCTACGCCGCCCCTGTTGCCAAAGTAGCCTACGCCGCCCCCGTTGCCAAAGTAGCCTACGCCGCCCCAATCGCCAAAACCATCATTGCTGAACCTGAAGCTCCAGCCAACTACGATTTCGGATACTCCGTCAACGACCCACACACCGGAGACAGCAAGACCCAACAAGAATCTCGTCACGGAGATGCTGTGCAAGGAAGCTACTCCCTCATCGATGCCGACGGCACCAAGCGTACCGTAGAATACACCGCTGATGCCCACAACGGTTTCAACGCTGTAGTACACAAGGAACCCGCCGCCGTTGCCGTCAAGGCCGTAGCTCCAGTCGTAGCCAAAGTAGCTGCTCCACTCGTAGCTAAAGTAGCTACCCCAGTCGCCTACGCCGCCCCAGTAGCTCACACTTATGCCGCTCCAGCCGTGTCTGCCTACTCTGCCCCAGTAGTAGCCAAGTACTCTGCTGCCCCAGCTGTCGCCACCTCTTACTCCAGCATTGCTGCCCCAGTTGCCGTAGCTAAAGTAGCTGCCCCAGCTCTTTCCTACGCCGCTGCTCCAGCTTTGTCCTATGCCGCTCCAGCTCATTCTTACTACCACCACTAAATTATGACGTTGTACCATCAAATTGTATGAATgccatgtaaataattatttattataaattaaagtttcttttttcaaatgaatgtattttttacacatattcaccaataatgaataaacacaatatgattataataagaaaCTGTAGAGCACATCGAAGTCAACATGACGGttcgaaattttattatcaacttCCTCACTTTACGTATAttctgaatttaaaattgcttatGTAAGAATAAGAAAAGGGGTTAAATGTGTTTTCTGAAATTTGTTGCCTtacgtttaaaaattaaaatatgtgtaaatcATATGATTGATTAATGTTATGTacctctttaaataaattgtgggACTTAAAGAACAGTAATCTCCATTCCATTTAGtctaaatttgacaaatatttgttaaagatCTGAGTTAagatttattcttattttaataagtgaGAAACTCTTATCACGAACctggttaaatatattaaataaaatgatttaaattattcagcattaaaaaaatgattatatttttcgaCTTGGTCCACTGGAAGACCCCAGTTGGTAACAAACCAATTCTTTAACaggagtttttttttataaaaatgttcacaaattataattaatgttttaacataattagctgatgttcaatttataattttcttgaatccttgattaaattttatagaaattgcatatagtaatataaattgaaggaaataatataaaccatGTCTTACAAACTTTAACTTAGAGgtatgataaaattttgcttaGGAAAGTCTATAACAACTATATGTTaagagaataaattaaatttatttcaagtttaatcagtaatgtatgtatataaattaattacaataaaaacaataaatgacTCAAACAATATAGTTAGATTTATTCCAGtctgaattattatttgaattgttcCAATGCaagattaattttgaagtaagTAAAGactagaaatattttgtttaattattaatttaataatgatttaatacagaaataaaaaaagtaggTTATTCAAAGTCAAAAAGTCAACAAGAGGGCAGTTATTTGTgactttttatgttttcttatGGAAATATAGTTCATCATTGCATATcccaaaagtttaaatatgtattttggttttaaaaaatataaaagaaaagtctttacgtaaatattaaaaattaattttggaccctcaaataattttcaccttgaaaatactacaaaaaaataataaacataataaataaaagataagtaaggtttaaaaatcttttattttcatttttattttaaggatatgatttatttttaaatatataaaatagcttggatgtatgtaaaatattttcacattaatcTTATAATCTTACATTTCAACTAATGTGaccttaaacattattattacataattatgcATATTTAAGGATAAAATCCCAAAATgaataacaacaattaaataacatttttattatgaataaattataaaatagcgCTGACCGAAATAAGAGAAAGTAAATCTAAGTCAAGTTTAAGTGTGACTACGCCCATATCTCACATTAATTCTCACTATATAAAGAACGCAGGTACCAAAATCAAGCATACACTTCTGAATTAAGTGAATCAAACATGGCATTCAAAGTGAGTAAATACGTGCTATGATTGttcactttttttttaaaaaaaacaatatctaGTGTTTTCAGTgcgaattataaaaaattaagttttattttattctctttATTTCAGTTCGTAGTATTCGCCGCTTTCGTCGCCGTCGCCCGTGCTGGCCTTATTGGCCAAGCCGCTTACTCCGCTGCTCCAGCTGTATCTTACTCCTCCATCTCCGCCCCAGTAGCTCATGCTCCTCTTTCCTACGCTGCACCAGTAGCTCACACCTATGCTGCTCCAGCTGTAGCCGCCTACGCCGCCCCCGTTGCCAAAGTAGCTTACGCCGCCCCAATCGCCAAGACCATCATTGCCGAACCTGAAGCTCCAGCCAACTACGACTTCGGATACTCCGTCAACGACCCACACACCGGAGACAGCAAGACCCAACAAGAATCTCGTCACGGTGATGCTGTACAAGGAAGCTACTCCCTCATCGATGCCGACGGCACCAAGCGCACCGTAGAATACACCGCTGATGCCCACAACGGCTTCAACGCTGTAGTACACAAGGAACCCGCCGCCGTTGCTGTCAAGGCTGTAGCCCCAGTCGTAGCTAAAGTAGCTGCCCCAGTCGCCTACGCCGCCCCAGTAGCCCACTCCTACGCTGCTCCAGCCGTAGCCGCCTACTCTGCCCCAGTAGTTGCCAAGTACTCTGCTGCCCCAGCCGTCGCCACCTCTTACTCTAGCAT from Aethina tumida isolate Nest 87 chromosome 1, icAetTumi1.1, whole genome shotgun sequence includes:
- the LOC109594025 gene encoding larval cuticle protein A3A-like isoform X1 — encoded protein: MAFKFVVFAAFVAVARAGLIGQAAYSAAPAVSYSSISAPVAHTYAAPAVAAYAAPVAKVAYAAPIAKTIIAEPEAPANYDFGYSVNDPHTGDSKTQQESRHGDAVQGSYSLIDADGTKRTVEYTADAHNGFNAVVHKEPAAVAVKAVAPVVAKVAAPLVAKVAAPVAYAAPVAHTYAAPAVSAYSAPVVAKYSAAPAVATSYSSIAAPVAVAKVAAPALSYAAAPALSYAAPAHSYYHH
- the LOC109594816 gene encoding larval cuticle protein A3A-like; the encoded protein is MAFKFVVFAAFVAVARAGLIGQAAYSAAPAVSYSSISAPVAHAPLSYAAPVAHTYAAPAVAAYAAPVAKVAYAAPIAKTIIAEPEAPANYDFGYSVNDPHTGDSKTQQESRHGDAVQGSYSLIDADGTKRTVEYTADAHNGFNAVVHKEPAAVAVKAVAPVVAKVAAPVAYAAPVAHSYAAPAVAAYSAPVVAKYSAAPAVATSYSSIAAPVAVAKVAAPALSYAAAPALSYAAPAHSYYHH
- the LOC109594815 gene encoding cuticle protein-like, coding for MAFKFVVFAAFVAVARAGLIGQAAYSAAPAVSYSSISAPVAHAPLSYAAPVAHTYAAPAVAAYAAPVAKVAYAAPVAKVAYAAPIAKTIIAEPEAPANYDFGYSVNDPHTGDSKTQQESRHGDAVQGSYSLIDADGTKRTVEYTADAHNGFNAVVHKEPAAVAVKAVAPVVAKVAAPLVAKVATPVAYAAPVAHTYAAPAVSAYSAPVSISAPVAHAPLSYAAPVAHTYAAPAVAAYAAPVAKVAYAAPIAKTIIAEPEAPANYDFGYSVNDPHTGDSKTQQESRHGDAVQGSYSLIDADGTKRTVEYTADAHNGFNAVVHKEPAAVAVKAVAPVVAKVAAPVAYAAPVAHSYAAPAVAAYSAPVVAKYSAAPAVATSYSSIAAPVAVAKVAAPALSYAAAPAFSYAAPAHSYYHH
- the LOC109594025 gene encoding larval cuticle protein A3A-like isoform X3, whose protein sequence is MAFKFVVFAAFVAVARAGLIGQAAYSAAPAVSYSSISAPVAHTYAAPAVAAYAAPVAKVAYAAPIAKTIIAEPEAPANYDFGYSVNDPHTGDSKTQQESRHGDAVQGSYSLIDADGTKRTVEYTADAHNGFNAVVHKEPAAVAVKAVAPVVAKVAAPLVAKVAAPVAYAAPVAHTYAAPAVSAYSAPVVAKYSAAPAVATSYSSIAAPVAVAKVAAPALSYAAAPALSYAAPAHSYYHH